ttcgcccgatcgggccgactatcgagcacatagcccgatcgggcgaagcgtcgcccgatcgggccacgccaacctccagcgtatttcgcgagattttatttccgattttgggctctattttgggcaaactataaatactagccccttatatttttagtgatatcttttattctagttttctaattacttagtctattttagttctctctattttctccaaacacttagttttaattttaatcaaagattcaagctttattattccattgttcttcaagtcggtattgtttcttgctttaatttatcttattgcttgatcatgttttctattatgttaattgctttgttatttattatcatgagtgagtagtttaatttctagggtttaggggatccatgaatgcatgattgggattatatgtggacttgattaattgattgattgattataatttctatagcttattattattgctcgtcaattctattcggccggactattttgatttgagtttgattaaccttagattatgcgccgagaggtataaatatgatgttttttggtctgtggctattagataggaattatttctagtacgtagcgagagcccgctagttgttctatcctaaggaattcataagattcgagagatgcatgttttcctaattatgattgttcattgattgttattgtccgttgtccaatcctgctctgcatttatggtgaaccgttgccctagattcctttaatattgttattttccgatttgattatttgctttagtttaatatacaaaccaatccaactctttgttaccagtagtctagattagttaattaatagtagaaagaacattgtttccctgtggatacgatccctgcttcccttactatatttttagttggtgaacgttaggtttatctttgataggagtgcgatttagcctgtcaaggatcatcatcatcagaCCATCACAGCAGTTACAGTGCTAGTAGAGGTGGAGCACCTAAGCACACTAACTACAGAGGGGTAGTCTTGCTTCTCTATTGGCATATTTTTGGTAATTTCACTACTATATGAAATTCTTGTATTGGTGTTTCTGCAGTTATGGTCACTGGACTGCCATCATCTGCTTCTGGGCAAGACCTGAAGGTCAGTGATAACAGTTTTTTAATCTAGAGGAGATTTGGGGATCATTGTGCTGTGCAGTTTGTGTCTCACACGAGTTCGATGCTCCTATTCCCATTATATGTCTTCTATCTATTATTCATGTTGTTCTGATTTGTATATGTATCAATATCAGGATCACATGCGACGAGACGGTGAAGTTTGTTTCTCAGATGTATTCAAGGATCGTCGCTATGGTGGTTAGTTGGTGCTTTTAATGATCCTTGAGTTGCTACTTTCCTAGTGTTTCTTGTATCAGTGCACTGATTAATTTTATCATATCGTTATGTAACTCTAGGTAGCAAATGTGATATCTGGTCCTAAAGTTTAATCGGCTTAAAAACTCTCTagcattttacttgtgttaataTTTTTACCCCTTTTGGTTTGACAATTTCCTAGTATTATCTGGAATGCATCATGGTACTTAAGTTCCACAATGATTACTGCCTTTACTGGGTATATCGATATCTCTACCTGCCCTAAAAAGCTCATAGTCCTTTTTGCAAGCTAGCATGTGACAGATGCTGACGACCATGCATATTAGAGGATGAGCTAACTATCCGCATTAAGTTGAATTCAAGGCTAAGTCTTGAAATTTGGACCAGAAAATCTGAAAGTTCTTATCTTTTTGAACTTATGTTGGTTCTCACATTGTGTAATCATTCGGATTATTGTTTAGTCTAATATGTGGTGCATGCCTTTAGGGTCATCCTTAAAAGTTGAGATGTTTTGTTCACTGCATACTTCTAGTTGTAAAGTTGCCCTTTGACCCGATAAAGCGTTCTTTTTGCAGGCACGGCTGGAGTTGTTGAATATGCAAATTATAATGATATGAAACGTGCTGTAAGATGTTTTGTTCTGTTAGTTGTTTAGTGGTAATTTTGTTTAGTGTTCTTTTTTTCTAATAGACTAATCAGGCGTTGCCTTTTATGCAGTTCAGGAAGCTGGATGATTCTGAATTTCGTAATGCATTCTCTCGCGCTTATATCCGAGTACGTCTCAAAAAGAGTTGATTATCAAACTGGGTATATATTACTGTTTTCTTATAGTTATTCACATTTATTTTCATCTCCAGGTGAGGGAGGACTCGAGGAGTCTGAGTCTGGATGATAGGTCGAGAAGCAGAAGCTACAACCGTGGATGTAGTTATAGTCGAAGCCGCAGCCGCAGCCACAGGTGCTATTATTTGTTTTAAGATGGATTTTGTGCTAAGGTTTTATAATAATGAAACTATGCTGAAAGGTCTCCTTTGATGCAGTATATCTCCGCAAAGAAATTCACGCCGTTCTTATTCTAGATCTCCTTCGAAGTCCCGCTCGAGATCTCCCTCTCGTTCTCGCTCTAGGTATGTTGTTGCTCCTGTTACTCGTGCTCATCAATCACCTTAAGGAAGTATAATGACTAATCATATATGGTTAACAAGATTGCATAATATTGCGTCATATATCTGGTTCATTTCAGTAAACTGCTTAGCTTATACCAACATCTGGTTATAGTTCTTTAACGAAGCTAGGTTGTATATGTCTAGCTTCTATTGGAAATCCAGATTCATGTGGCTGCATTATTTTGTATTTACGAAGTATCCCTGATTTAACCTTTGTTGAAGGATACATATGTTGTATGATTTAGCTTTTAGGGATGAGCCAGACATACCAGTCGTTTTACACTAATTCCCCCTGATTTGACCTTGGTTAAACatgtaatgtaatttatttatttcctgaTATACGGAGTAAGATCGTTCTATTACTTTCGAAAGTACAACAGCCTATTAACGGGAATACAGTAGGCCTTCTTAATTGTTTCTGTGTGAAAGATTTTAAGAGGGTATAATACCAGACAGCCAGTTATAGACTTACAGATAATGGAATAAACTAGACTGGAGCAGCATTAAAACCGTATGCACCTAGTGTTGGTCGTATTTTTTGGTCTTGGGTGCTGCAACAGTGGATCGTCGAGAATATGTGGATCTTTTTACGAAGCCTTAGAGGAAGGGAGAAGTCAGAAAACCATTATTTAGCAATTCTTGTTAGATTGTTCCTATTTTTTGAAACCACTTCCGAGGCTTCCTTCTTCATTTTGTCTATTTATGCTCACATTTTGTCTGACTTTATTTGGAAATTTCCCTGTTCACATTTTTCTTCAAGCGACTTCATAATGTGTGCTTCTGGAGTGGAATATAGAAGAGTATGTAGATTGGTTATTTAGACCATAGAAGAATGATCTACCATTTTTATTGCCTTTTTTTTGTTCTCTATTTCATCACTTGACTTCTGCATGGAATCAGTTTGCTTCCTCTTGTCTTTCCACTTCTCGGATTATCTTCGTCCATCTTCAAAGCATGCCTGTTAGATGATTTTATTTTGCAGTTGGGTAGTTTGGAGTTTGGTAGTTAAAGTGTTGACCTGTTAATGTTACCAATGGTTGCATTTCTTCTGTCAATAAGTAGAAAAGACGTAGGGAGGTGCCAAGTTACTTTTTGATTTCTAACTTATTTGTAGTGTAATTGGTGAGAAAAGAGGGGTTATTAAAGACATGAAGGTAGTTCATTTGTATATGCCATACCAAACTATAAGCTGTGTCTGACACTTGGATGCATAGAGAGGGAGGAGGTTAGATGCTTAAAAACGTCGtatttgggcaaaaattagGTAAAATTTAGACATTTCATTTAAGATGTGTGTCTGTCTCTGGCACTTCTAGCTGAGTTCGAGTAACATAGACGTGGCATGCTTGTGCTGCCATATCTAGTCACATTGTGCTTTCCCACTTCAGATCtgttgaatttggaacttaattaaaaacaaaaactaaGCCTCTTAATTGTATTTAGTCTATACTGCATAATTGTATTTAGTCTATCATGTAATATGCCTATACTGcataattgtattagtctaatGAGTTCAGACGATGTACATTCAGATTAGTTAAAAGATACGGagtaataagataagataagagaAATGGAACTCGAGAGAAAAGTACCTTAAACTCTCGTCTCAACTAATCTGAAAGCTCGAGAGAAAAGTACCTTAAACTCGAGAGAAATGGAACTCGAGAGAAAAGTACCTTAAACTCTCGTCTCAACTAATCTGAAAGATCGAGAGAAAAGTACCTTAAACTCGAGAGAAAAGTACCTTAAACTCTTGTCTCAACTAATCTGAAAGCTCCTAAAGCACACATGCCTAGGAGCAGGAAGTTTAGGCCAGCATTCCCAGCAACAAAAGTAGGGTAGCTTGCAAAAGTAGTAGCGTGCAATACATCTGATTATTGGATGGTAAACCATAGTTTGCAGCACTCTGAACTTACTTACCCCGCGTTAGTTATCAACTTGATCAGCTGCAAGGTTTAGGTTATACATTTTACTAAAGTTCTTGGATTGAGGACTGCATCTGCAAAGGTTGATAGTAAATCCCTCTGAAGATGTATCTGATTATCTATCCCCTTAGTCCTTTACCCGGATGTTATGGCCTTATTGAGTACATTTTAATGCTATGTCcataatttttatgttttgtgTGTTACTTTATATGCTCAAGAGTAGGGTAGATATTAACCATTAGTTGAATTTGGTTGTGCTTGCAGCTTGATGCTTgggtaaaggtctacactccgaggaatacgccttatgctagtgaggaaattgatgtggttcatGAGCAATGGgttgcaagtatttattattggcccgagggcgcttgatcgagttgtgttggtttagatgttatagaacaatcttttatgttaaaatgcatgcgtacgttgaaattggaacatacatatatttaaatgtatatggtacgtgcactttggttttgcgATATCTATAAAACAccatttattgtttttatatttgttatacaggttgcgatattctattattgttgtgataggtttctatatttgggcactctaggtatccataaaactaaaattttacacccttgttgcagcgtacatatatatgtacgctgcaacaagggtgtaaaattttggcaaaaaaccagacttgttgcagcgtacaaatagatgttcgctgcaacaggttgggttttttgcagcgtacacctatttgtacgctgcaataagttAAGATTTTGGCGAAAATTTAGACacttgttacagcgtacatgcatatgtacgctgcaaaaaaatacttttcgcagcgaacattgtacgctgcaacaagttcagacttgttgcaggccccccagttgcagcatacgatgtacgctgcaacaggggtctaaaagcccgctgcaataagggttttttctactagtgataaagccaggaaagcatattatttatacataatcatttagcatagtatagatgcatacactttgtagcgtgccttccctagctgcgcccgaaccgaacaagaacaagtctttaggactccaaatgtcgtccctccgtagatagtccacagtacgtccggatccgcctcaagattgaccaactagaatcgcccttaaggtgcttaggaattttcggctattattgtgcaagagtgtggctgaattttctttcaaaaacttacccttttaaatacttcaatcgtgtttataaattatgaccctaggcccttatttatagaggtttggaaagggaattggaatcctagtaggatacgatttaattaaacttagaatc
This genomic stretch from Spinacia oleracea cultivar Varoflay chromosome 3, BTI_SOV_V1, whole genome shotgun sequence harbors:
- the LOC110780707 gene encoding serine/arginine-rich splicing factor SR30-like, translating into MLSLRRQSSFLVGGSGLLLIVGGSFLASSPVATYSAGGSKKERSLLAPVVPRKKFEDERDVEDVVQGRNGYDFDGHRLRVEFAHGGRGLSSSDHHSSYSASRGGAPKHTNYRVMVTGLPSSASGQDLKDHMRRDGEVCFSDVFKDRRYGGTAGVVEYANYNDMKRAFRKLDDSEFRNAFSRAYIRVREDSRSLSLDDRSRSRSYNRGCSYSRSRSRSHSISPQRNSRRSYSRSPSKSRSRSPSRSRSRYVVAPVTRAHQSP